From the Planctomycetota bacterium genome, the window GACCGGACGTTTCGGATGGACCAGGCTCCGTAGAGCAGGCCCGGCAATGAGTGCCGGGCGGGACATCCAACTGCGTCCGGCGCTGGGAACGGAATCCGAGCAAGCGTGTTGGCCCACGCACTGACGTCGAGCGCGTGACGTGACAGGGTTGTGACGTCGCGAAGTTCCGTCGGAGCGTGCGACGTCGGGGACCGGTGTGGGCGACACGGATGTCGCTGGGTTGCACCGCGTTCCTCGGCTCGTGGTCGATCGACTGACGATCAGCTCTGTCCGATAAGCCAAATCGTGTCGGGTCAGTTCCAAGTCTTTTGCGCAAACCGTCGGCCCAACGGGTCAAGGGGCGGCCTTGCCACGTCGATGCAATTCCTGACCCGCGCGGTCGTCCTTGGGACGTCCGGTGCTGGCATCGCGAGGCCTGTCGATGACCCACGCCGACCCAACACTTCCGCCGAAGGGTAACGATGCCGACGAGTCGGCACGCCTCGACGCCGTGAATGCGCTGGCGTTTGAGCACGGCAGACTCCCCGTCTTTGACGATCTGGCGGCGCTCGCCGCGCAGGTGACCGACTCGCCCATGGCCCTTGTCTCGATGGCAACCCGGGAGGTGTTGGAGGTCAAGGGCGCGTTCGGCTGCGACATCGAAAGAATTCCGCGGTCCGACGCGCTATGCAACCTCGTGGTGATGCGGTCGGACTTTTTGGAGATCGCCGATTGTCTCGCGGATTCTCACACGGCCGATAATCGGTTCGTCGCGGTTGACGACGGGCTGAGACGCTACGCGGGTATCCAGTTGCGGAGCGATGGCGAAACGGTGGGCGTTCTGTGTGTTTGTGGCAACGCGCCAGGCTCGTTGACCGCCGACCAACGCACCGCTTTCGAACGGGTCGCGCGTGTCGCGGAGCAGGCGTTGCAAAGCCACCGCCGGAATGTGACGCGTGCCCGTTCCAAGGCCGCGCAGTTCGACGTGCTGGATCTGCGTGGGATTGGCGTGGCCGTGACCGACACACAGGGCGTCTTACTCGACGCCAACGATGCGCTGTGCCAGTTCCTCGGCCGCACCCGTGCCGATGCGATCGGACGTTGCGTGCATGACTTCGCTCACCCCGACGACCCGACCGGGAGCATCGAGACGGTCGGCGCATGGCTCGCCGGTGATGAGCCGACGTTGCAGTGTGAGAAGCGGTATCTTCGGCCCGACGGTGAATCGGCATGGGGGTGCGTAACGGCGGTGAAGTCGATCGACGCCGACGGCAACCCCTTCACCGTGGCGGCGGTTCAGGACATCACCCCTTCGGTCACGGCCGAGGCCGACCTGGCCGACCGTGAGCGTCGGCTCAACGACGCACAGGGCCGGCTCGACCGCTTCGCCATCGCCGGCAGCGCCGGCTTCTGGGAAACCATCGAACCCGACGGCATCGTGTACCTCAGCCCACGGCTCAAGGGCTTGCTCGGCTACACGGATCCCGGCCAGATGGAGGACAGCCGCGAGGCGTTCTTCGCGCTGATGCACCCCGACGACGTGCCGGGTGTCACCGTCGCGTACCACCGCATGCGTGATCTGGGCGAACCGTTCCGCGTTCGCTACCGATTGCGTCATCGCAACGGCACCTTCCGCTGGTTCGCCGCCCGTGGGGAGCGGTTCGAGCACGATGGCCGGATTCACTGCAGCGGCTCGATCCACGACATCAACGACGCGCACAAACTCGAAGAACGCAGGGACGTGCTGCTCCGCGAGCTCGAAGTCGAGCGTCGCCGGCTCGAAGAGATCATCGAGATCAACCCGAACCTGCTGTTCTGGAAAGACCGCGCCGGCGTCTACCAGGGCTGCAACGACGCGACCGCACGCATGTTCGGGATACCCAAAGACCAACTCCAGGGCATGACCGACGCGGACCTGCCGTTCGCACCCGAGCAGGTCGAGGCGTTTCGTCGGGATGACGAGCACGTCATCCGCACCGGCGTGCCGATGCGGGCCAAGGAGGAGGACGTGTCCGGCCCAGGCGGAAGCCAGCGCGTTTTCTCGACAACCAAGATCCCGATGCGTGACGCCGACGGAAACGTCATCGGCGTGCTGGGGATCGCCGAGGATGTTACCGAGCGAAAGCAGGCCGAGCTGGACATGATCCTGTTCAACCAGAAGCTCGTGCAGGCCACCGGCGAGCTTGAGGCCAAGGGTGTCGAACTGAAAGCCGCCCGGGATCGCGCCGACGCCGCGACGGCCGCCGCTCAACTGGCCAACCAGGCCAAGAGCGACTTCCTCGCCAACATGAGCCACGAGATCCGCACGCCGATGTCGGCGATCCTCGGGTACGCGGACCTGCTGCGCGACGAGTCGATCCTGCCCGACGATCGCAACGCCCACATCGCCACCATCCGTCGTAATGGGGAGCATCTGATGTCGATCATCAACGAGATCCTCGACCTCTCGAAGATCGAAGCGGGCCGAATGGACGTGGAGCAACTGGAGATCGAACTACCCACGCTGCTCGCCGATGTTGCCGATCTGCTCAAGGTTCGTGCGGCCGAGAAGGGCATCGAGCTCGTGCTGCGGTCCGAGGGACCGGTACCGACGCAGATCGTGAGCGATCCCGTGCGGCTTCGGCAGATTCTGCTCAACCTCGCCGGCAACGCACTGAAGTTCACCGAGCAGGGCAAGGTCGAGATCGCCTGCGAACTGATGCCGCCCGACGCGGCAGGCAAGCGAATGCTTCGCGTGTTCATCAGTGATACCGGCATCGGCATTCATCCCGACGCACTCGGTCGCCTCTTCGAGAGTTTTGAGCAGGCCGACTCGAGCACCACCCGACGCTTTGGCGGGACCGGTCTCGGGCTCTCGATCAGCCGGCAACTGGCGGAGCTGCTCGGCGGGTCGATCGTTTGCAGTTCCACTGCCGGCAAAGGGACGACGTTCCGGGTCATCATCGATCCCGGGCCTGTCGATCTGGATGTTTGCCGGCCGATCGACTCGTTGATCATTTCGGGCAGCGCCACCGCTGCCGTCGCGGATCGGCCGAGCGTGCCGAGCCTTTCGGGCCGTGTGCTTTTGGCCGAAGACGGGGCGGACAATCGGCAGTTGCTCGCTCACCACCTCGAAGCGGCCGGCCTGGATGTGACCTACGTGGAAAACGGCCGCGATGCGATCGAGGCGATTGCTCAGGCGGAGAAGACCGGGCGTCCGTTCGATTGCCTGCTGCTGGACATGCAAATGCCGGTCATGGACGGCTACACCGCCGCTCGCCAGTTGCGGGCCAAGGGTTACCAGCGCCCGATCGCCGCACTCACCGCCAACGCGATGAGCGGCGATCGCGAGCGATGCATCGCGGCAGGGTGCGACACCTACTTTGCCAAGCCCGTGCGTCCTGCGGAACTTTACGAGTTCATCGAGTCGGCGATCGACACCGGGACCGTGGCGACGCGCAAGCTCCACAGCAGCTTCGTCGACGACCCGATGATGGTTGAACTGGTGGGGGCGTTCGTGGCTGATCTGCCCGAGCACGTCGTCACGCTCACCCGCGAGCTTGATCGTCTGCCCGACGCGGACGCGCTGCGGCAGATCAAACGCACGGCCCACCAACTCAAAGGTGCCGGCGGAGGCTACGGGTTTGACGCGATCACCCGTGAGGCGACCGTCCTCGAAAACGCGGTGACTGCCACGGCGTCACCGGACGCGGTGCGCAAGGCCTGCCATCAGTTCATAGAACTTTTGCGTCGCGTGTCCGGCTACGACCCGGCTGCCGAAGTTCGGGCTGCCGCTTGATCATTTGAACATTCGGAGCTGGTCGCGCTCGAAGTTGAACTTGGCCGTCGCCTCGTCGATGGGCACTTTGTACTCGCCGGTCCAGCAGGCGGTGCAGGCATGGTCAGACTCGACCTTGCTGCACGCGACCGTGCCTTCGAGCGAGAGGTAGGCGAGACTGTCCACTTCGAGAAAGTTCTGAATCTGCTCGACACTTCGGCCGTCGGCGATGAGCTCTTTCTTGGTGGCGAAGTCGATGCCGTAGAAACACGGATGCCGGATCGGCGGGCAGCTGATGCGTAGGTGGATTTCCTTTGCACCGGCGCGGCGCAGGGCGCGCATCTTCGAGCGTGTCGTGGTGCCGCGGACGATACTGTCGTCGACGACTATGACGCGTTTGCCGCGGACGAGTTCCTCGATGACGTTGAGCTTGAGCGCCACGGCGGCATCGCGGGCGACCTGATCGGGGAGGATGAACGTGCGGCCGACGAAGCGGTTGGGCACGATCCCTTCCTCGAACTCGATGCCGGACTCTTTCGAGTAACCCAGTGCCGCGGATCGGCCGCTATCGGGCATGGGGATGACGATGTCGGCCTCGACGGCGCTCTCGCGTGCCAGCTGCCGACCCATCCGCTCGCGCACGACATGCACGTTCTGCCCAAAGACCCGGCTCGCCGGGTTGGCGAAGTACACATGCTCGAACACGCACTGCGCACGCTTCTCCGCCGGCTCGATGAAGCAGCGGCTGGACATGCCTTCGTCATTGAGGCAAACGATCTCGCCCGGTTCGACGTCGCGCACGAACGTGGCGTTGATTGCATCGAACGCGCACGTCTCGCTCGCCACGACCCACTCGCCGCCGGGCAGTTTGCCGATGCTCAGCGGCCGAATGCCCCACGGATCACGCACGCATTCGATCCGGTCGGGAAACAGAAACAGCAGTGCATACGCGCCTTGAAGGTGTTTGAGCACGTGCGGCAACGGGTCGGCCTTGCTGGCATGGCTCGGCTTGGCCAGCAGGTGGACGATGATTTCGGTGTCGGTGGTCGACTGAAAAATGTGGCCGTGCTCTTCGTACTGACGGCGGAGGACTTCACCGTTGACGAGGTTGCCGTTGTGGGCCAGTGCCACGGGGCCGAGGTGGTAACGTTGGAGGATGGGCTGGGCGTTGCAGACTTCGGAGCTGCCGGTGGTGGAGTAGCGGACGTGGCCGATGGCGGCGTGGCCGGCGAGTTCTTCTTCGAAAAGTCGGCCGTTCTTGAAGACTTGGGACACCAGTCCCATGCCCGCGTGGCCGTTGAGCTCGCCGTCACGCTTGCGCACGGCGATGCCGGCCGACTCCTGCCCGCGATGTTGCTGCGCGAACAGGCCCTGGTACGTCACCCGGCTCGCCTGCTCGGTTCCCCAAATCCCGAACAGCCCGCACTTCTCTTTCTTCTCGACGGTGTCGATGTTCTGGTCGTAGATCGGCAGCGAGGTACTCACGATGTTCACTGTAGCCGCGCGGGAATCATCGACCTTGACAGACTCGTTATGCTGCCAGGCATGAAACACTTGATGCTGCTGGCAATCCCGATGGTGTGGATTCTTGTCGGTTGTGATGACGGTGAGCCGCAGCCGCCGATCGAGCCGGCTGAGCCGGTCGAGCCCCCGCAGGCTGAGGTGGAACCAGTCTCCCTCGATGCCGCGACCGCGGCGACCAATGCCTTCGCGCTGGACTTGCTGCGAACGGTGGAGGGCGACGACTTGCACCTCTCGCCCGTGAGCATCGCGGCGGCATTCAGCATGGTTGCCTACGGCGCACGTGGGGAGACCCATGCCGAGATGCTCCGAACCCTGCACCTGGACGAGGTCCCCGGGAACACGGCTGGCGGTTTCGCAAAGCTGACTCGATCATCCGACGGTTTCAAGCTCAGTGTGATCAACGCCGTCTGGGCCGCTGAAGATCTTCAGATTGAGTCGGATTATGAGGTAAATCTGCAGTTGAACTTCGGTGTGGGCGTCATCCCATTGGACTTCACCGATCCTGAAGCGGCTGCAGAACGGATCAACAGCTGGGTCGAGCAAACCACCGCCGAACGCATCACGGACCTGGTTAGTCCCGACAGCATCGACCCGGACGCGACCCGGCTCATGCTGACCAGCGCAGTGTACTTCAATGCCGATTGGCAACAGCCGTTTGAGAAGGAATCGACCTTCGACCGCCCGTTCGCCACGCCCGGTGGTGCGGTAGACGTCCCGAGGATGCACCAAACCGCGCGATTCGGTTACGCCAAGCTCGACGCTGCCGCTGCATTGCGGATGCCGTACGAGGGCGACGCGACCATGGTCGTGCTGCTGCCCGACGAGGGCGAATCACTCGACGCCATAATCGATCAGCTTGATGTATCCAAACTCGACGCGGCACTGGTCGATCAGCAAGTCCGTGTGGGCATTCCCAAGTTCCAGACCCGGTTCAACACGTCGCTGATCGAGACGATGAAGTCGCTCGGAATGACGCTGCCATTCGCCGAGGGGGCCGATTTTGGAGGGATCACCACGACCGAGACGTTGCGCGTCGGCACGGCGGTTCACGAGATGTACATCCGGGTTGATGAAAAAGGCACCCAAGCCGCCGCAGCGACGGCGCTCGGCATGGAGGCAACCAGCATTCCGCCGATGGACATGGCCGAGTTCATCGTCGACCGCCCATTTGCGTACCTGATCCGCAGTGCGGACGGGGTCATCCTGTTCGCGGGGAAGGTGAGCGATCCGCGCAAATAAAAGCCCACGGCTTCAGCCGTGGGTCTGCGGTAGATCGTGCATCGCGGCGGACCCACGCCTGAAGGCGTGGGCTTTGCCGGCATCAGACACTGATGCCGGTGATCTTCACTTCGGTGTACTTCTGACGGTGGCCGGACTTGGTGTTGTCACCCTTGCGACGCTTCCACTTCTGGATGACGATCTTCTTGTCCTTGACCTGCCGGAGCACGTCGGCGGTCACGGACGCACCGGCAACGGCGGGGGATCCGACCTTCACATCATCGCCGCCGACCAGCAGGACGCGGTCGAAGGTGATCGACTTTTCCTCGGCGTTGTAGGGGCGGTCGATGCGGACGATGTCGCCTTCGGAAACCTTGCGCTGCTTGCCGTTGTCGTCGATGATTGCGTACATGATGATGCGGACCTCTGGGGGGACGGCCATCGTTGGAGCGGTGAATGACGCGGTCAAGCCGAAGGACGCTTGAAGTTGGGTCCGGCTACCGGTACCAATGCACGGTAACCGGGCAGCACCTTTGAAATTCCGCCTCATTGACAGCATCGAATCGGTCAGCGACGACAAGTCGAAGCTTGTGGCGCGCAAGAACGTGAGCCTCGCCGAGGAGTACCTCGGCGACCATTTTCCGAGCTTTCCGGTGTTGCCGGGCGTGATGATGCTCGAAGCCCTGACCCAGGCGTCGGCGTGGCTGGTGCATCTGCGGAGCGACTTTGCCCACAGCATGGTGGTGCTCAAACGGGCCCGCAACGTCCGTTATGGCACGTTCGTCGCCCCCGGCGATACGCTCGACGTGACCGTCGAACTCAAGAAGGAAGCCGACGGCATAGCGACGTTCGACGCGGTCGGCACGGTCGCCGGTGAGCGGGCGTTGGCCGGCAAGCTGGACCTGTCGGCGTTCAACCTCGCCGACAAGCAGGCCGCCCCGGTTGAGGTCGATTCCCGTTTGGTCGCACATCACAAAGCCGCCTGGGCTACGCTGACCGCGACCGGCCCTTTGAACCTGTAAAAACAAACACCCACGAAAGACTGAACAAGATGGATCGCAATGAAATTTTCGAGAAGGTGCAGGAAGTTCTCGTCGAAGCGCTCGGCGTCGACGATGACGAAGTGACGGCCGACGCCGTTATCCGCGACGACCTCGGGGCCGAGAGTATCGACTTCCTCGACATCCAGTTCCGCCTGGAAAAAGAGTTCGGCTTCAAGATCCCGCGGGGCGAGATGATGCCCGAGAACATCGCCCAGAACGAAGAGTACGTGAAGGACGGCAAGATGACCGAAGCGGGCATCACCGAACTCAAGAGCCGCATGCCCCACGCCGACTTCAAAGACTTCGAGGCCGGCAGTGAGCTCGACGAGATGAGCAAGCTGTTCACCGTCGACGCGATCGTGAACTACGTCGAGCGGAAGTTGGGGGAGGGGGAGTAGGTAAGTTTGTGAGTCGGTAAGTAGGTGAGAGCCTGCAGACCGAATCGCTCAACCTACTCACCCACTTACCAACTCACCCACTTCTCCCCCCTATGCGCTGGCTCTGGATCGACAAGTTCACGTCACTCGAACCGCGGACCTCCGCGGTCGCGGTCAAGAACGTCACCGCAGCCGAGGAGCACTTGCACGATCTCTATCCCGGCTTCCCGGTCTGTCCGCACTCGCTGATCGTCGAGGGCATGGCCCAGACGGCCGGCATCCTCGTCGGGCATGCCAACGACTTCGCCCTGAAGGTGATCCTCGCCAAGGTCGGCAAGGCTGAGTTTCATCGCCTCACCGTCCCAGGTGACACGCTGACGTTTTCGGCCAAGATCGACACGCTCAACGACACCGGCGCCGGCATCACCGGCAAAGTCACCAATCAGGACGGCCACGACGTCGCGGACATCCAACTGATGTTCAGCCACATCGACAACAACATGGGCGGTCGGTCGTTCCCCGAGCACAACTTCGTCTTCCACGACGATTTCAAGGACCTCGTTCGCGGCATCACCGAGCGTGGTTCGGTGGAGCTCTGAGCCCCCTTACTCGCTCAGGTCCGCGTACCCTGCCAGCTTCGCTTCGCCGTTACCCTCGGGATAGACGAGAATGCGTTCGTCGCGGTGGTCGGTGCGGGAGGCGTTGAGGTCGATGCGGCCGAACTGGGCGAGCAGGTGACGCAAACGGGCGGACTTGGCATCGGTCGCGATTTCGAGCAACGGATCTTCCTCGCCCGGCGGTCGGCCCCAGCCGATCTGATTGCCATGGCGGGTCCGAAGTGCGACGTGCGGGCCGACCACATCGCGGCGACCGCCGTAGTTGGCCATGTCGATCGCCGCGACTTGCCCGGCCCAGGGCTCTTGCCGAAGCAGGGCTTCCATCCGCAGCGCCGCCTTCAAGTCCTCACCCGCCCAGACCTCGCCGGGATGGGGCGGGTCGAGCTTGACGTTCTCGATGCGACGCATGCGGGTTTCGCCATCCTCGCCGATGACCTGTCGGCGGAGTTGATCGACGCCGAGTTTCTTGGGCAGTAGCACCCCGTCGCGGTCGACCATCCAGAAGAAACCGCCGTGCTCGACCACGGCCACCGGCGCGCGGTAGTCGCAGACGGCCTCGATCACGTCACCCTCGGTCGTCGCTCGACGACGCACGGACGTGACGCTGCGCACCCACGGCTCGGCTTCGAGCCGGCTGCGCACGGCGAGCAAGGCGTCCGACTCTAGCGGACTCGTCGCTGGCACCTGCCCGACGGCTTGTCGAACCAAAAGCTCGCCCTGATCCCCGAGCCAATCGGGGAAGTCGAGAAGCACAAGCTTCGGCGGCTCCTCGGGCAAGGACGCTTGACGCACCTCGTTCCACGAGAGCCGGTATCCCGCGCCGACGAGTACGAGCACCGCGACGACACCGGCCCCGTGGGCAAGGCGGCGTCGCAGTTGTCGATTTCGCTCGATCCGGGCGGGATCGGGCTTCTTGGCGGGCTTGGACGGCTTTTTCTCGGACTTTCGGGTGCGGGCCATGAGGGGGTGGAGTTACCCCTGACATCGGCAGCACGCGCGTCTCGTCGCCAAAGAAACGTTGGCCCCACATGACGCAAAAACAAGCCCGCGGGTTTCACGCCGCGGGCTTGCATGGGAAGGAGAGAAAATGCGTCGTGGGGCAGTCAGCCCCGCATGACAGTGATACGCCATCACCGGCGGTAGCGTTCGCGGGGTCGGCGGCCATTTTCGTAGCCACGGCCTCCGCGGTCACGGCCGTAGAACCGGTCGGCCTCGCGATCGTCACGGTGAGCCAAGGCGTACTCACGCTCGATCCGCTCATAGTCTCGCACGGCCAGGGCGTAGTTCGACTCGGCACGGTCCAGATGGCATCGGGCATCGTCGACGCGTTGCTCGGCCAGGGCGTAGTCGCGTCGGAGGCCACGCAGGTCGTACCGATCACACTCGGCGATCGCGGCACGCAGGTCACGCACGTCGCAACGGAATCGCTCCGCGGCCCGCTCGGCATCGAGAAGCGTGTCCTGTGCCCGGCGCAGGTCCGCGATGATGTTCCGCTCGCTGTCGGTGCGCACACGCAACTCGAAGCGGACGCGGTCGGCCCTGCGGATCAAGTCGGCACGGTTGAAACCGTACCCGTGTCCGCGGCGCAGGTCGCTCTCGATGTGATCGAGTTCGTACCGCAAGCGGGCCACTTCGCGCTCGTTAGCGTAGCGGTCGACACAGCGGGCGCGAAAGGCCCGTTGCTCGTGGAGCAGCCGGTCGAGGCTGCGAACCTCCTGCGTGTAGATCGCGACGGCCTGCTCGGCTTCGATCAGGTCGCGCTCGGCGCGGATCAGGTCGTTGCGTAAACCGTCGAGGCGGCCACCAAAACGCTGGGCTTCGCGGAGTTGGACCGCGATGTTGTCGAACAGCGATGTTGCGTCGCGTAGCGAAAGCTTGGCGTCGTAGACATCCCGTTCGGCCCGCTCGACACGAGCCAGGGCTCGGTCAAGGGGTGAGAATCGATCACGGGCCAGTGCGAAAGCCGGGAACACGAAAAGCGTTGCCAGCAGTGTCAAAACGTGAGTTGTCGTCACCCGCATGGTGTACCTCCGGGGAAGAAGACACACAGCGACGAGCGCGGTTAGGGTAAGGAAAAGCCCGTGGCATGGACCAGAAACTTGCCTACTCGGTAAGCTCCGGGATAGTCAGCACAACACCGACTTTCAGGCGGTTTGGACTTTCGAGTTTGTCGCGGTTGGCTTCGTAGATGTCGCGCCAGAGATAGCTCTTGCCGTAGTGCTGGAGCGCGATGTCGGAGAGCGTCTCGCCGGGTTTGATGACGTGGCCGTCGATGGTGAGGTCGGCCTCGGGGGCGACGGCGCGGGTGCCGTTGCCGCTGCGAAGATTGGAGACGTCGGGTAGCTTGATCTCCATGCCCGGGCGGATGCGACGCGGGTCGACAAGCGGGTTGGCCTGCTCGATGGCACGGTAGAGATTGGCGTCGCCGAGTTGATCGCGGGCGATGGTGTAGAAGCTGTCGCCTTGCTTGACGATGTACGTTCGCGGGCCGGTGAAGTCCGGGACGGGCGTGTCATCGACGTCGTCAGCGGGCGTGTCGGGCAGGTCGGTCGTGCCGGCCGAAAGCCTGGCGAGGTCCGGCTCGACATCATCGTCGTCGCCGAGTTCGATGCCACCACCGAGGTCGCCGGCCAACTGCGGCTCGGAGCCGTCGGCGCCGGGCGTCTGCATCAGCGTCGGGCTGTCGCCGCCGGCAAAAAGTTCGTCCCAGGCACTGCTCGCCTCGGACGGGTCAACGGTCGGCTCGGTTTCGAACGGATCGACCGGCTCGTCGTCCATCACGGTGACCGGTTCGGTTTCGTCGGTCGCTTCCGTGCCGGTTTCGTCGGTCACGGGCACACTCGGCTGATCGCCGGAGTCGGCAACGATGGTCCCGTTGTCGCTCGTGAGCTTGATCACCAAGTACACCGCGGCGAACAGAACAAGCAGACACATTGCCGCGACGGCGATCTTCAGTTCATTTCGGGCTAGACGCATGAGCGAGAACCTCGTGTTGGGGTCATCCCTGACCGGTGCGGTTGCGTGCGGTGAGCCGATCCTTGGCTCACCGTTATCATAGCGATTGGCCGACGGACGCAAACGCCCGGACCGGCGGGGTCAGCTTGCCGGATTGACGATGTCGGTCGGCACGCCCACGTCGAGTTTGCCCCCGCCTTCGCCGCGGTAGACGCGTTCGTCCTTGGGCGCGCCGCCGAGCAGCAGGATCGGCGAGGCGATGGCGATCGAGGAATAGGTGCCGACCACGATGCCGATGAGCATCGCGAAGGTGAACGCGTGGATGCCGGGTCCGCCGAAGACGAACATGACGAAGATGGTGACCATCGTCGTGCCGCCGGTGAGCAGGGTGCGTGAGAGCGTCTGGTTGATCGAGTTGTTGACGACCTTTGCGTCGACGTGGCCGACCTTGTCACGGTTCTCGCGGATGCGGTCGA encodes:
- a CDS encoding PAS domain S-box protein — encoded protein: MTHADPTLPPKGNDADESARLDAVNALAFEHGRLPVFDDLAALAAQVTDSPMALVSMATREVLEVKGAFGCDIERIPRSDALCNLVVMRSDFLEIADCLADSHTADNRFVAVDDGLRRYAGIQLRSDGETVGVLCVCGNAPGSLTADQRTAFERVARVAEQALQSHRRNVTRARSKAAQFDVLDLRGIGVAVTDTQGVLLDANDALCQFLGRTRADAIGRCVHDFAHPDDPTGSIETVGAWLAGDEPTLQCEKRYLRPDGESAWGCVTAVKSIDADGNPFTVAAVQDITPSVTAEADLADRERRLNDAQGRLDRFAIAGSAGFWETIEPDGIVYLSPRLKGLLGYTDPGQMEDSREAFFALMHPDDVPGVTVAYHRMRDLGEPFRVRYRLRHRNGTFRWFAARGERFEHDGRIHCSGSIHDINDAHKLEERRDVLLRELEVERRRLEEIIEINPNLLFWKDRAGVYQGCNDATARMFGIPKDQLQGMTDADLPFAPEQVEAFRRDDEHVIRTGVPMRAKEEDVSGPGGSQRVFSTTKIPMRDADGNVIGVLGIAEDVTERKQAELDMILFNQKLVQATGELEAKGVELKAARDRADAATAAAQLANQAKSDFLANMSHEIRTPMSAILGYADLLRDESILPDDRNAHIATIRRNGEHLMSIINEILDLSKIEAGRMDVEQLEIELPTLLADVADLLKVRAAEKGIELVLRSEGPVPTQIVSDPVRLRQILLNLAGNALKFTEQGKVEIACELMPPDAAGKRMLRVFISDTGIGIHPDALGRLFESFEQADSSTTRRFGGTGLGLSISRQLAELLGGSIVCSSTAGKGTTFRVIIDPGPVDLDVCRPIDSLIISGSATAAVADRPSVPSLSGRVLLAEDGADNRQLLAHHLEAAGLDVTYVENGRDAIEAIAQAEKTGRPFDCLLLDMQMPVMDGYTAARQLRAKGYQRPIAALTANAMSGDRERCIAAGCDTYFAKPVRPAELYEFIESAIDTGTVATRKLHSSFVDDPMMVELVGAFVADLPEHVVTLTRELDRLPDADALRQIKRTAHQLKGAGGGYGFDAITREATVLENAVTATASPDAVRKACHQFIELLRRVSGYDPAAEVRAAA
- the purF gene encoding amidophosphoribosyltransferase, whose translation is MSTSLPIYDQNIDTVEKKEKCGLFGIWGTEQASRVTYQGLFAQQHRGQESAGIAVRKRDGELNGHAGMGLVSQVFKNGRLFEEELAGHAAIGHVRYSTTGSSEVCNAQPILQRYHLGPVALAHNGNLVNGEVLRRQYEEHGHIFQSTTDTEIIVHLLAKPSHASKADPLPHVLKHLQGAYALLFLFPDRIECVRDPWGIRPLSIGKLPGGEWVVASETCAFDAINATFVRDVEPGEIVCLNDEGMSSRCFIEPAEKRAQCVFEHVYFANPASRVFGQNVHVVRERMGRQLARESAVEADIVIPMPDSGRSAALGYSKESGIEFEEGIVPNRFVGRTFILPDQVARDAAVALKLNVIEELVRGKRVIVVDDSIVRGTTTRSKMRALRRAGAKEIHLRISCPPIRHPCFYGIDFATKKELIADGRSVEQIQNFLEVDSLAYLSLEGTVACSKVESDHACTACWTGEYKVPIDEATAKFNFERDQLRMFK
- a CDS encoding serpin family protein, whose product is MKHLMLLAIPMVWILVGCDDGEPQPPIEPAEPVEPPQAEVEPVSLDAATAATNAFALDLLRTVEGDDLHLSPVSIAAAFSMVAYGARGETHAEMLRTLHLDEVPGNTAGGFAKLTRSSDGFKLSVINAVWAAEDLQIESDYEVNLQLNFGVGVIPLDFTDPEAAAERINSWVEQTTAERITDLVSPDSIDPDATRLMLTSAVYFNADWQQPFEKESTFDRPFATPGGAVDVPRMHQTARFGYAKLDAAAALRMPYEGDATMVVLLPDEGESLDAIIDQLDVSKLDAALVDQQVRVGIPKFQTRFNTSLIETMKSLGMTLPFAEGADFGGITTTETLRVGTAVHEMYIRVDEKGTQAAAATALGMEATSIPPMDMAEFIVDRPFAYLIRSADGVILFAGKVSDPRK
- the rplU gene encoding 50S ribosomal protein L21 yields the protein MYAIIDDNGKQRKVSEGDIVRIDRPYNAEEKSITFDRVLLVGGDDVKVGSPAVAGASVTADVLRQVKDKKIVIQKWKRRKGDNTKSGHRQKYTEVKITGISV
- a CDS encoding 3-hydroxyacyl-ACP dehydratase FabZ family protein, with translation MKFRLIDSIESVSDDKSKLVARKNVSLAEEYLGDHFPSFPVLPGVMMLEALTQASAWLVHLRSDFAHSMVVLKRARNVRYGTFVAPGDTLDVTVELKKEADGIATFDAVGTVAGERALAGKLDLSAFNLADKQAAPVEVDSRLVAHHKAAWATLTATGPLNL
- a CDS encoding acyl carrier protein; this translates as MDRNEIFEKVQEVLVEALGVDDDEVTADAVIRDDLGAESIDFLDIQFRLEKEFGFKIPRGEMMPENIAQNEEYVKDGKMTEAGITELKSRMPHADFKDFEAGSELDEMSKLFTVDAIVNYVERKLGEGE
- a CDS encoding beta-hydroxyacyl-ACP dehydratase, with protein sequence MRWLWIDKFTSLEPRTSAVAVKNVTAAEEHLHDLYPGFPVCPHSLIVEGMAQTAGILVGHANDFALKVILAKVGKAEFHRLTVPGDTLTFSAKIDTLNDTGAGITGKVTNQDGHDVADIQLMFSHIDNNMGGRSFPEHNFVFHDDFKDLVRGITERGSVEL
- a CDS encoding LysM domain-containing protein, producing the protein MRLARNELKIAVAAMCLLVLFAAVYLVIKLTSDNGTIVADSGDQPSVPVTDETGTEATDETEPVTVMDDEPVDPFETEPTVDPSEASSAWDELFAGGDSPTLMQTPGADGSEPQLAGDLGGGIELGDDDDVEPDLARLSAGTTDLPDTPADDVDDTPVPDFTGPRTYIVKQGDSFYTIARDQLGDANLYRAIEQANPLVDPRRIRPGMEIKLPDVSNLRSGNGTRAVAPEADLTIDGHVIKPGETLSDIALQHYGKSYLWRDIYEANRDKLESPNRLKVGVVLTIPELTE